The Aythya fuligula isolate bAytFul2 chromosome 2, bAytFul2.pri, whole genome shotgun sequence genome contains a region encoding:
- the TCEA1 gene encoding transcription elongation factor A protein 1 isoform X2 — MSVNAIRKQSTDEEVTSLAKSLIKSWKKLLDGPSTDKDSEEKKKESASSSQNSPEAREESSSSSNSSSRKEEGSASSNSFIRSFPRAPSTSDSVRMKCREMLSAALRTGDDYIAIGADEEELGSQIEEAIFQEFKNTDMKYKNRVRSRIANLKDAKNPNLRKNVLCGNIPPDKLAKMTAEEMASDELKEMRKNLTKEAIREHQMAKTGGTQTDLFTCGKCKKKNCTYTQVQTRSADEPMTTFVVCNECGNRWKFC, encoded by the exons ATGTCAGTGAATGCAATACGCAAGCAAAGCACAGATGAAGAAGTTACATCTTTAGCAAAATCTCTGATCAAGTCTTGGAAGAAATTGTTAG ATGGACCTTCAACTGATAAAGattctgaggaaaagaaaaaggagtctGCATCTTCCTCACAAAACAGCCCTGaagcaagagaagaaag CAGTTCAAGTAGCAattccagcagcaggaaggaggagggtAGTGCTTCCTCAAATTCTTTCATCCGTTCTTTTCCCCGAGCTCCAAGCACTTCAGATTCTGTACGAATGAAATGTAGAGAaatgctctctgcagctctcagaACGGGAG ATGATTACATTGCTATTGGTGCTGATGAGGAAGAGCTGGGTTCTCAGATTGAAGAAG CAATTTTTCAGGAGTTTAAAAACACTgatatgaaatacaaaaatagggTACGAAGTAGAATAGCAAATCTCAAGGATGCAAAGAATCCAAACCTAAGGAAAAATGTGTTATGTGGGAACATACCTCCTGACAAGCTTGCCAAAATGACAGCAGAG GAAATGGCAAGTGATGAGCTGAAAGAAATGCGCAAAAATCTGACCAAAGAAGCTATCAGAGAGCACCAGATGGCTAAAACAGGAGGTACCCAAACTGATCTGTTTACATGTGGCAAGTGTAAAAAGAAGAACTGTACATATACCCAG GTTCAAACACGCAGTGCTGATGAACCTATGACAACATTTGTTGTCTGTAATGAATGTGGAAACAGATGGAAG tTCTGTTAG